In the genome of Cryptomeria japonica chromosome 8, Sugi_1.0, whole genome shotgun sequence, one region contains:
- the LOC131031247 gene encoding uncharacterized protein LOC131031247: MRSDLGPIFPPDHPTGHPGPWRHGDRDEDQGSRSEEPEEGEGYEEAGDLDPPTGDQPSAEEEEDTDRDEDEEERTDDEENEDADEDEDADEDRDDEEELDASPHHSGDDTIALDPPLIPQQGEHEAIRRPVPSTVQPTPIVHRLVERGEPSRSQSQMLPYHDPYWREGDPANVQEWRSLIQQAVTDISTIAQIPSSSQIAYRPQGNVGRHEDLFSPFRVQVDIWRERERVLSEDLQRVQRDLAAAQAEATTYRAILMDRDCRSSSRSHSRSVSRYTPMGPPSRPDQEGASSRHSPATSPRDRR; this comes from the exons atgagatcagatctaggtcctatctttccaccggatcacccgacaggccatccaggcccatggagacatggagaccgagatgaggaccagggatccaggtcagaggagccagaggagggagagggttatgaggaggcgggagatcttgatccacctacaggcgatcagcccagcgccgaggaggaggaggacacagatagagatgaggacgaggaggagagaactgatgatgaggagaacgaggatgcagatgaggatgaggatgcagatgaggatagagatgatgaggaggagttagatgcatctcctcaccattcaggggatgataccatagctctggatcctcctcttattccccaacagggggaacatgaggcgatacggagacctgttcctagtaccgtccagcctacacccatcgtgcacagattagtcgagcgaggggagcctagtagatcccaatcacagatgctaccatatcatgatccctactggcgtgagggagacccag ctaatgtgcaggagtggcgttccctgattcagcaggcagtgacagacatttccacgatagcacagatccccagttcctcacagattgcctataggcctcaggggaacgtgggtcggcatgaggacttgttttccccattccgagtacaggtagacatatggagggagagagagagagtcttatcagaggaccttcagcgggtgcagcgagatctagcagcagctcaggccgaggctaccacctatcgcgcgatccttatggatagggattgtaggagttcctctcggagtcactcacggtctgtatcacgctacacacccatgggtccaccttcacggccagatcaggagggagcgtccagtcgacactctccagccactagtcctagagataggagatga